Below is a window of Spelaeicoccus albus DNA.
GCGTTCTGTTCGACAATGATCGGCTCCGGGACTCGGCCGCTGAGTTGTCCTCGTACGTCGACGTCGCGCCAGCCGGCGACCGGATTCTCCACGATAGTTCCGGCTCGGCGATCGACAATGCCGCCGCTGGCTATGCCCGTACCGACTATCGAGACGCCGGCGGGGCAGTCCGCCACGAGGTCACGGGCCGCCCCGGCAACCATTTCCAGCGCCTCCGGGGCCGGCACCCCGGCATGCGGCACCAACACGGACACGTGCTCGGTGCCGTCGAAGCCGACAATTGCCACGCCGGTCGTCCGCGGACCCAGATGGATGCCGAGGACGGCGCGACGGCGCCCGTCAATGGCCAGCGGCACCCCGGGCCTGCCGAGGACGCCGGTCTTGGGCTCCAATTCCCGGACGAGACCGAACTCGATCAACTCGTTGACCAAGTTCGTGCCGGTGGCGGCGGACAGCCCCAGCGCCCTGGCTGTTTCCGAACGTGTCTCGCCCGGGCTCAGCATGATTCGCCGAAGAACCATTGACATGTTGGTGCGGCGCATATCATTGCTGCGCTGCCCTCGGGCGGGCTTTCGCAAACCGGAATCGGAATAGGTTGTCATCGAGAGAATCCGTTACCGTCAGCAGCCGTAGCCTGCACGATAAAACTGCAGGTCACCTTGCACGTCGTTCATCACGGCACACTTGGAGTGCAGACCGTAGTCTTTCGGCACGAACAACGGAATGGCCGGCATGTCCTGCAGAATCAGGTGTTCGGCTTTGGCGAACTTCGCATTGCGCTTCTTCACGTTCAGCTCGCCGCGTGCCGAACGGATCAGTTTGTCGACGGCCGGATTGCTGTATCCCGTCGCCGCATTGCCGTCTCCATTGGTTTCGTACTGGCTCAAATACTGGTCCGGGCTCTTGAACGACCAGCCCCACAGTCCAAACAATGCGCCGTCGAGCTTGCCGTTGTTGCGCTTCGACTGCAGCTCGGTGCCCAGCATCGGCTTGAGCTGGACCTTGATGCCCAGATTGGATTTTATTTGCTTGGACACGGCTTGAACGAGTTCCTTGTCCGAGTCGCTGTTGTAATCGATATTGAGCGTGCCGGAGAATCCCCCGGACTTCTTCAGGAGCTTTTTGGCTTTGGTCGGGTTGTAGGTGCAGGCTTCGCACGAACCTTTTCGGTAGGACCCCAGCGACGGGGGCACAAGCGAGTCCGACGGCGCCGAATTGCCCTGGAGGAGTGACTTCGCAATGCTCTTTCGATCGATCGACATTGCTATGGCGTGCCGGAGCTCCGGACTGCGAAGTTTCTTCAGATACTCGGGGAACTGAAGTGTGTTCTGCTTACTTTCGGTCTTCACCTTGTACAGCGCGTCGGAACCCAGCTGTGATTTGGCCTTTGCCACCATCGCAGGTTGGATGTTGCGCATCATGTCCAGATTGTTCGCCGTCATGTCCGTGTAGGCCGCATCCGGCGAGGTGTAGATCTTCGCCACCAAGGTCGTGGCGCCGCCCGAGAAGCCGGCGCTTCCCTTGAAGCCGTCCCACTTCTTCATCGTGACCGACTGGTTGTGATCCCACGAGACGACCTTGTACGGGCCATTGCTGATCGGCTTCGACTCGTACGATTTCGGGTCGGTGAACGCGACCTTCGGGAGCGGGCACGTGGGATTCGTCGACAAGATCTTCGGGAAGTCCGAATTCGGCTCGGACAAGGTGACTGTGATCGTGTATTTACCGGAGGTCTGCACTCCCGAGAGCTTCTTGACCTTCGGCTTGGAGCCGTCGGGAGGGTTCATGGCGTCGTACCCCTTGAAGCTCGCGAACATGCCGTTGCCCTGCCAGGCGTTCGGGCCGTATGCGGCTTTGTTCCACGCTTGTACAAACGACGATGCCGTGACCGGGGATCCGTCTTGGAAGGTCCATCCATGGCGGAGTTTGATCGTCCACGACTTGGCGTCGGTGCTCTTCACCGATTTCGCGGCCAAGGGCTCGTACTTTTGGGTCTTGGTATTCATCTCCATCAAGTTCGCGCAGGTCGCCATGGCAATCTGGCTTCCCGGATCCTTTTGCGGCAATAGCGACTTCGGTTCAGTTGTTTCGAACGTCAAGGTGCCGTCGCCGCCATCGGATCCTGCTTGGCCTCCTCCGTCGCTGCAGGCAGCTGCTCCCAACAGCAGTGATGCGGCCGCCGCAGCGGCGAGGACTGCTCGATTCTTGAACATTGCGTTCCTTTCGCAAAGGTCTCCATTGATCTGCGCCGCGCCGATGAGGATGCGAGTGGCGCGTTTCACTTATTTAATTCATCACATATAATAAGTAGAAACACGGTGCGGTGCAACCATGCGTGTAGCACGGGCTGTTTTGAACAGTGCCTCCGTCACCCCATACGCCCGAGCCGGAGCCCGGCCCTGACAGCGAGGAGAATTCACGTGGATCTCAACATCGGCATCATCGGATTCGGCATGCGCGCCGGACTTTGGAAGCATGTCCACCGGCCCGGCGCCGGGTCGCAGGTCACGATGGTGTGCGACGTGAGTGAGCGCGGCCGGGCCGACGCCGCCACGAACCTGCCCGGCGCCGTCGTCACCGCCGAGCTGGACGACGTGCTCACTGCCGGGCTGGACGCCGTCCTCGTTCTCACCCCCGATGACCAGCACGCTCCGGTCGTCATGGCCACGCTGGACGCCGGCATCCCCACCTTTTGTGAGAAGCCGCTGGCAACCACCGTCGAGGATTGCGATGCTCTGCTCGAGCGGGCGTACAAGACCGGCACCAAGCTCTACGTGGGCCACAATATGCGCCATATGCCGGTGGTCGTGCAAATGCGCAAGCTGATCGATGCCGGCGCCATTGGCGAGGTCAAAGCGGTATGGTGCCGGCACTTCGTTGGTACCGGCGGCGACTTCTACTTCAAGGACTGGCATGCCGACCGAAAGCACTCCACCGGCTTGCTCTTGCAAAAGGGCGCGCACGATATTGACGTCATCCATTTGTTGGCCGGCGGCTACACCGACCGGGTGTCGGCCATGGGCGCGCTCAGCGTATACGGCGATATCACCGACCGACGCGACCATTCCGACGAACGCATGTGGGATTGGTATTCCGCGGACAATTGGCCGCCAACGGAACAAAAGGGACTGAACCCGGTCGTCGACGTCGAAGACGTCTCGATGGTGAATATGACACTGGACAATGGCGTCATGGCGTCCTACGAACAATGCCACTTCACGCCTGACTACTGGCGCAATTACACGGTCATCGGTACGGCCGGCCGGTTGGAGAACTTCGGCGACGGCCCCGGGGACGAGATCCGCGTGTGGAACCGGCGACACGACGGGGTCGCAAAGCCCGACGCCGTCGAGGAAATTCAGGACGCCGAAGGCGGCCACGGAGGCGCCGATCCGCGGCTCATCGCCGAGTTCTTGGACTTCGTGCGCACCGGCACGAAGACCACGACCTCTCCCCTGGCCGCCCGCAATTCAGTGGCCGTCGGATGTCTGGCCACCGAATCGATTCGAGGAGACGGATCCGCAATGCAAATTCCACGGCTCGACGACGACCTGGTGGCGTACTTCGAAGCCGGTCAGTAACGCTGCCGCTTCCCTCCTGCCCTCCGCGAGTGGTGGCGAATGGTCGTCTCCCCTCCGCGAGTGGTGGCGAATGGTCGTGATTTTGGAAAAATCACGACCATTCGCCACCACTCGGCGGGGCGGGGCTGGGCTGGGTCCGGCTGGGGTCGGCTGGGGTCGGCGAGCTGCGAACCGGCAACGCGGCCTTAGCGTGCCCGCCGACCGTGCGAGGGCCGATGCCGCAGCCGGCCAAGCGTGCGCCGACCCATGGAAACGATCCGGACGCCGTGCTTGTGCTCCTCGGCGCTGACCTCGGTGCCGGCGTGTCGCGATGCGCGGAAGGCCAGCCACGCCAGGAATTGTCCGCGCTCTTCGTTGTAGACGCGGTGCGGGACGAACGCCCGCTTGTGGGTCCAGACTCCGGACGCCGCACAGAGGCTCGGCAAGATGACTTCCGCAGCCCGCGCATATCCTTGCGACGACGGATGCAGCCCGTCGGCCGAGAACATGGCGGACGGATCTCGTCGGAAGATCGGCCCGAGAGTATCGGCCAGCGACACGGTACGGCCGCCGGCGCGCAGGACGACGATAGTCTGAGCCGCTGCGAGCAGCCGGCTCAGCCAGTGCGCAAAGATGCGAAGCGGCTGAATAAACGGTCGAATAGTGCCCATGTCCGGGCAGGTCGCCACGACGACCTCGCAGCCGAGCATGCGAAGGGTGCGCACCGCCTCGGATAGAAATTGCACGGCCGGGCCGGTGCGTTGCAAATGCATCAAGTCATTGCCGCCGACGACTATCACCGCGACGTCGGGCTTCACTCCGAGCGCGCCCAACGCCGAGACTTGCGCGGGGAGTCCTCGCGATTCACACCCGATGACCGCTTGATTGTAGAGGTGTACGGGCCGCCCCGACTCCTTCGACAGCCCGCGCGCCAACATCACGGCGACGGAGCCGTCCGGGCCGTCCGCACCGACGCCGACCGCCAGCGAGTCGCCGAACATGGCAAGTTTGACGGGGTCGCCGGGCAAGTCGTCGCCGAATGTGCCGGACGGCGCTTTGGTCGTGATGGGAGCCGCCGGATGCAAGCGTTCGCGTGCCCAGAATCCTTCCAGCACCGTCACGATCCCCACAGCCGTCACGGCTCCGACGACGGCGCCGCCGAGTGCACCGCCGGCTTTCAGCAGCTTGTTCGCAGCCCCCACTTCCGACCTCATTTCCGCACGATCCCCACGGAAAGCTTCCGCCTTCTCATCGCAGTGTAACGCCACCGACTCATAGCGTATCTATCTACCTGCGGAAGGACGAGAATTCCCGGCAAGTCGAACGGGCGCGACGTCAAAGCCCGCGCATCGTGAACGCGCGTGCCATCGCCGTCCGCACCGGTGTGGCCAGCGCGGCCCGGAGCGCGAAATCCCGCATTGCCAACTGGCCGCCGGACAGTTGCCGGCCTAACGCCATGTTCAGGCGAGCTTGGCGATCGGCCACCCGTGCCGAGTGCATCCGGCGCCGCGAAAACCGTGCCAAGAGTCGCCGCGTGCGGTCCGGGTCGTCGTCGCGGGCTCGCCCGCGCCGGATGATCGACGCAAGAACCGGCGCGAGGTCGCAAGCGTCCAACCAGCCCAAATTCATGCCTTGTCCGCCGATCGGGCTGATCTCGTGGGCGGCATCCCCGATCGCGATGATGCGGCCGAACACCATTCCGGTCGCCAGTCGGCTGCGGGCGCGGAACGCGCTCAATACGGCGACGGTTGCCGGATCAACGCTTGTTCCGGTCCGGGCACGGATCAGTTCGCTCAATTCCCCCGGCTCGGCGCGGTCGAACAATCCGGGCGTCCGCACCACCCACCGGCGTTGCCGGCCCGGCAGCGGGAACGATTCGACGACGCCATCGGGCTCCACGTGGATGACCGCCCGCGGTCCGTCCCGCGTGGTATCGGCAAAGTCCCCCATCAGATAGGTGTCGGTGAGGTCGACGGTCCGCAGGCCGAGGCCGGACGCCGCACGTACGGTGCTCTTGGCCCCGTCGGCGGCGACGGCGAACTGCGCACGGACAACGACACCCCCGGGCCCGCCGATTTCCACGTGATCGTCGGCCGCGGCCACCGTGCGCACCGGGAACCCGCGCGTCAACGCGCCAGGCGCTGCAGTCCTCAGCGTCCGGCCGAGCACGTCCTCGGTCACGTACTGCGGAACCGTGAGCACATACGGGAAGACGGCCGAGGCCTTTTCGAAGGTCACGGCTCCGACGTCGCGCCCGCGGCTGCGCAGGATGCCGCGGCGCACCCGCACTCCCCCGCGAATCAACTCGCCGGCGATCCCGAGACGCGACAGCGCCGCAAGCGACGGCGGGTGGATACCGATGGCCCGCGAGTGCACGGTCCGACTCGTGCGGGCCTCCAGGACCGTGATGTCGAGTCCCAGAGAGGCGAGCTGACAGCCGAGCAGCATTCCGACGGGGCCGGCACCGATGACTGCCACGTCATACATGCGCGCCGCCTTGATCGAAGACGAGCAGATTGCGTGCCGGAAACTGTGTCATCAGCCGCCAGCCCGGCGGGACGACGGCGCGGAGCTCTGCTGTCGTGTAGCTGCGCCGGATCGAGATCAGGCCGTCCGCGCGGATATACGACCCGCGAAAGAACGGCAACGTGGCGGCGCCAAAGGCCAGATACGCCGGCAGCGAGCGCGCGATGTCGCTGTGGACGGCGCGAATCCGGGTCAGCGCGCGGGAATCGGCGATCAGCCCGTCGAACTCGTCGCCGGAGAGATGGTGGAGCAGATGGTTCGAAACCACGAAGTCGAACGACAGGCCTTCGGCGACCAGGTCCGCCGTGACCGCACACCGGAATTCAACGCCGGACGTCGGCGGCAACCGGCTGACGAATCGGTGAGCCCGCTCGTCCGGGTCGATGGCGGTGATGCGAAGCCGGCTCCCGTCACGGGCCGACCAGCGCGCCAATGCCCGGGGCAGATCCCCGCCGCCGAAGCCGATATCGAGAACCGTCGGATTCAGCCCCCGTACGACCGCGGGCCGCAGGAGCGTGCGGTACAGCTGGTGCCAGCCGGCCACTACCGCGTTGACCGCCCGGAATCCGGCATACGTGCGGTCGAGGCGAACCGGATCGCAGTTGGGCGAATCCATGAATTCGACTGCCTGGGTGTCCCGTTCGGCGAGGTTCACGGCGACGGCCTCAAGCACCCGGCTCTTTGGTCAGCAGAGCGCTTTCGACGGTCAGCCCGGGACCGAATGCCATTGCGCACACGCGTTCCGGTGCGGACGCGGGTTGCCGGAGGATGTGCGCCAGGATGTACAGCACCGTCGCGCTGCTCATGTTCCCGTAGTCACGCAATACCTGCCGCGACGGCGCAAGCTGGTCGGCGCTGAGGTTCAACGTCGATTCGACCTTGTCCAGGATGCTGCGCCCGCCCGGATGGATCGCCCAGCGGTCGACGTCGCTGTACGGACGCGATGCCAGCACGGAATCGGAGGCGAAGAGCGGCGCCATGGCGGCCGCAATGTTCTCGTCGATGATATGGGGCACGTACGTGCTGAGCACCATGTCGAAGCCGTGGTCGCCGATCGTCCACGCCATGTCGTCCTCACCGGTCGGCGTCAAAACGGTTTCGAAGTGGTCCAGGCTCAATGCCGGCTGCCGGGTCGATGGCCGCCGTCCGCTGACGACCGCGGCGGCCGCGCCGTCCGAAAAGACCGACGACGCCACTATCTGGTCCGGGTCGTTCGACGTGCGCACGTGCAATGTGCACAATTCGGCGCTGACGACCAGGACGACCGCTTCGGGCTCGGCCGCGCAAATCGTGGCGGCGGCCCGCAGGGCGGGGAACGACGCATAGCATCCCATGAAGCCGATGTGGTAGCGCTGCACGGAGGGTGTGAGGCCCAGCCGGCGGACGAGCAAATAATCCGGCCCCGGCGCAAAGAATCCGGTGCACGACACGGTAATGACGTGCGTGACGTCGGACGCCGCGAATCCGCCACTCGCTTTCAGGGCCAGTTCGGCGGCTTCGCAGTACAGGCCGGGCGCGGCCCGGATGTACAGATCGTTGCGAACCTGCGTACCCGGGTTCAGCAATTCACCGGATTCGCGGTCGTAGAAGACCGGGGGCTCCTTCGTGTCCTCGGCGGAGAGCTCCGCGATGACCGTGTGGCGGGTGTCGATGCCCGATGCATTGAAGCACGCACCGATCAGCCGTTCGCCGAGACGCGAGATGTCGGGCTGAGCGGCGAATCGATCCCGCGTGACCTCCTGGTCGAGCACGGTGGAGGGCGTGGCCGTCTCGATTGCACTCACATACGCTGACATACTTCACCCTAACGCCGCCGGGCGTGCCGTGGACGGGTGAATGGGCATCGGTCGGACTTGCCGGACGCCGGACGGCGCGGCGCGCACGACGGTCAGCGGCTCATCGAGTCCGAACGCGCGTCATGCCGCTCATCGCTGCGCGCGAGAGACGCCAGGTACTCGTTGTACGCCATGCGGTCGGCGTCGCCGTCCCGGGCGGCTTGCCTGTCCTGTCGCGTGGCGCGGCGGGCGTCGGATTTCTGCCATTCCCAAATGAGCGCACCGATCACGATGAGTGTGGGTAGTTCGGTGAACGCCCAGGCAATGCCGCCGCCGACCGATTGGTCGTGCATCGGGTCGATGCCGAACATGCTGACGTGGTAGTAGTTCACGATCAGCTTGGTCGACATCATGACGACGACGCCGAAGAACGCGTGGAACGGCACTGTGACGAAGATTTCGATCAAGCGCAGCATCGTCGGGTCGATCTTGGCCAGCGATTTCGACTTTTCACGCGGCGACGGGTCGACGCCCATGACGTTCCAGAAGTACAGCATGCCGATCAGCACGAAGTGGATCAGCATGAGGTTGTGACCCCACATGCGGCCCATCAGGAAGTCGAACGCCGGCGTGAAGTACAGGCCGTACAAGCTCATCAGGAACAACACGACCGTCACTGCCGGATGAGTGAAGAATCGCGCGACACCGCTGTGGACAAGGCGCAACAGAAGCCGTCGGGCGTTCCATCGTCCGCGTCCGGCCGGCAGCACGCGAAGCATCAGGGTGATGGGCGCGCCGAGAACGAGGAACACCGGCGAGAGCATGCTGAGCATCATGTGCTGGATCATGTGGATGCTGAACAGCTCCATGCCGTAGCCGTCGACCCCGTTGGCCGTGACGCCAAGCACCGTGACAATGCCGAGTGCCCACCAAATCGTACGGGAAACCGGCCATTTGTCCCCACGACGGTGCAGAATGCCGACGCCTACCGCATAGGCAAGCAAGGCGGCCACCGTCAAAGTCGGCACGACGGGAATGGGCTGCAAATGGATCCCGATGACGCGCGCAAACGTCGGCGGATCCATCGGCATCCACATGTCGCCGGTCATGGGCGGCATCTGCATGCCGCCGGTATGCCCGCCGGAGTTGCTCCCGGCGGCGGCCAGCAGCACGACTCCCCCAACGCTCACGTCGATTCACCTTTCAGCAGATCCTGGAGACCGGCCCGTGTGCAAACGAGTCGGCCCATCCAGGATATCGCGCGGCGCACGGGCGGTTGATGTGTCACCGGACACTCGAGAAATTTGGCGGCCGGCCCGCGCCGCTCACGCGAATGCGGTCAGCGCCCCGTCGACGAAAGCATCCAGATCGCCGGGATTGCGACTTGTCACGAGCGTCCAACCGTTTGCCGTGCACGTCTTCACCTCGGCATCGATCCAGTTGCCGCCGGCGTTGCGGATGTCCGTTTGCAGGCTTGCCCAGCTCGTCAACGTCTTGCCGCGCAGGACATCGGCCTCGACGAGAGTCCACGGTCCGTGGCAGATCGCGGCAATCGGCTTGCCGGCAGTCGTGAAACCCTTCACGAAGTCGACGGCGTCGGCGTTCAGCCGCAGTTGGTCCGGATTGGTCGTGCCGCCCGGCAGTACGAGGCCGTCGTAGTCCGATACGGACGCCGACTGGACGAGCGTGTCGACCGCGAACGTATCGGCCGGATTCACGTCACCGGTGAACGCCTGCACGGTGCCGGCTTCGGTCGACAGCAGCTCGGGCGTGCCGCCGGCGTCCTTCACAGCTTGCCACGGCGTCGTCAATTCGACCTGTTCGACACCGGACGGCGCCATCAGAAATGCAATTCGTTTGCCATTCAATGCGTGTGCCATTGTGAGCCTCCTATGTTGTGCGGTATCAGGGATTCGTGGACAGTCGTTCGCGGATGAAGCGCACGACGCGCCGTCTCGCTTCGTAAGCCGGGTGCCCGTCGTATTCGCGTACCTCTCCGGTCAGCACAGAGTGCGCCGAGCGCGAGAAACCAGCCGCGTTACCGGGAGACGAGTCGAGTTCGATCACTTCGAACGCGTCTCCGAGCCGTGCCGTCAAGGTGGCGAAACGCTCGGCCGGAACCGACGAGTCCCGGCTGAATCGTAGCCCCAGAACGCACAGGCCGTCATCGGTGCGCTCGGCCACCCGGTCGAGCTCGCCCGCTGACACGCCCGGTGATCGGCGGTGTTCGCGGCCGATCGGTCCGGGTATGGCGGGCTGGCTCATCACCGGCGCGAGAACTGCGTCGTCGACCGCCAACGCCAATGCGAAGTTGCCGGTGAAGCACATGCCGATGACCGCGACTCCTCTTCCCGGCGTCCGCCCCGCCAAGTCCCGCGCCACAGCCCGCAGGAACTCGGTCAGCGGGCGGGCGGCGTTGACCGCGAATGCGCGTATTTCGCGCGAGATGCACAGTCGTGCTGCGACGCCGGCCGCGTAGCCGGCGGATACTGGGCGTCCCGGGGTGCCGAACGGCGACGGAATTGTGACGGTGAAGCCCTCGTCCACCAGATGCTGTGCGAGACCGAGTACCTCCGGGGTGATGCCCGGGAACTCGGGAATCAGCAGAACGCCGGGGCCGGCGCCCTTTTCAAAGATGTCATAGGACATGCCGGCGGCGTCGAACACCGTCGCCGTCCAGCCGGATAAGTCGGACGTCGGTGCCGTATCGGCCATGCGACCACCCGCGATTCTTCGAGAGGACTCCAGTTTAGGTGACGCCTCGGACACGTGCCCATCAGGCGACGGTAAAGCTGCCGCGGACAGTGATTGTCGTACGGCTGACTCCACCGAATCCGTAATCCGTGAGGAATTTGAGCGAGTCACGGTATTTCCCCGTGCTGCCCGGGCCGGCCGGCGAGAATTTGCCGTCGAAATAGTGGCTCTTCGACGCGGTATGAGCAGTCCCGGATTTCGACGATCCCGCGTGCGTGTACTTCATGCCGGTCTCGTGGACTTTGCCGACAACAAGTTTTTGCAGACTCGTGTTGATGCGGTACCCCCACTTCACTGTTGAGCCGTCGCACGGGTGCAGCAGGTGGAGCGAGCCCTTGTCGGTGGAGCGGACTTCGGGTTGCCCGCAATGCAGGACCGTCGTCGAGCCGCTCATGCGCGACAGCCGCGCCGGCGCCCCGGCGCGGCGGCCGGCTTCCTTCAGCGCCTTTTTGCGCGGTACCGGTTTGTCGAATTCGATGTGCACAGTCACCGTCGTACCGCCCGTGACCTGCCGGACGTCGACCGATTTCGTGGTCTCGGACGTCGGGGCCTGCGCTGCATGCGCGGGCACGCCGACTCCAAAGCTCGCCGCGGCTGCCGCCAGGACGACTGCGACAACGACCCCGAGACGGTTCGTCAGTGAGAGCACCGTCGAACGGGAGCCTGTATGACACTGTTTCGAATTCATCAGGTCCAGGGTGACAAAACTCCGGCCGGTTGGCTAATCCATGCCGCGCCGGCGGGCCCGACGAGTCACGTCGGTCAGTGACCTCGGTAGTGCGGTTTGCGCTTCTCGCTGAACGCCGTGATGGCCTCGAGCAGGTCGTCGCTGGGCAGGAATGCAGCATTCCAGGTGGCGACCTCGCGCAGTTCGGAGGCGATTCTCGCCTCGCGTTCGGCGGTGAGGGTCCGCTTTGTCCCATAGACGGCGGCGGGCGGGTTGGCCGCGATCTCTTCCGCCATCGCCCGCGCCGCATCCAGGACGGCGTCGTGCGCGGAGTTGACCAGGCCGATCCGCTCGGCCTCGTCGGCGGCAATGTCCTTGCCGGTCAATGCCAATTCGCGCAGTCGTCCTTGCTCGATGATTCCCTCCAGCCGCTGCAGACTGCCCAGATCGGCGACGATGGCGACCTTGACCTCGCGCACGCTGAATTTGGCATCGCGGCCGGCCAAACGGACGTCCGCTGCTGCAATCAAGTCGACTCCCCCGCCGACGCACCATCC
It encodes the following:
- a CDS encoding peptide ABC transporter substrate-binding protein gives rise to the protein MFKNRAVLAAAAAASLLLGAAACSDGGGQAGSDGGDGTLTFETTEPKSLLPQKDPGSQIAMATCANLMEMNTKTQKYEPLAAKSVKSTDAKSWTIKLRHGWTFQDGSPVTASSFVQAWNKAAYGPNAWQGNGMFASFKGYDAMNPPDGSKPKVKKLSGVQTSGKYTITVTLSEPNSDFPKILSTNPTCPLPKVAFTDPKSYESKPISNGPYKVVSWDHNQSVTMKKWDGFKGSAGFSGGATTLVAKIYTSPDAAYTDMTANNLDMMRNIQPAMVAKAKSQLGSDALYKVKTESKQNTLQFPEYLKKLRSPELRHAIAMSIDRKSIAKSLLQGNSAPSDSLVPPSLGSYRKGSCEACTYNPTKAKKLLKKSGGFSGTLNIDYNSDSDKELVQAVSKQIKSNLGIKVQLKPMLGTELQSKRNNGKLDGALFGLWGWSFKSPDQYLSQYETNGDGNAATGYSNPAVDKLIRSARGELNVKKRNAKFAKAEHLILQDMPAIPLFVPKDYGLHSKCAVMNDVQGDLQFYRAGYGC
- a CDS encoding Gfo/Idh/MocA family protein, with product MDLNIGIIGFGMRAGLWKHVHRPGAGSQVTMVCDVSERGRADAATNLPGAVVTAELDDVLTAGLDAVLVLTPDDQHAPVVMATLDAGIPTFCEKPLATTVEDCDALLERAYKTGTKLYVGHNMRHMPVVVQMRKLIDAGAIGEVKAVWCRHFVGTGGDFYFKDWHADRKHSTGLLLQKGAHDIDVIHLLAGGYTDRVSAMGALSVYGDITDRRDHSDERMWDWYSADNWPPTEQKGLNPVVDVEDVSMVNMTLDNGVMASYEQCHFTPDYWRNYTVIGTAGRLENFGDGPGDEIRVWNRRHDGVAKPDAVEEIQDAEGGHGGADPRLIAEFLDFVRTGTKTTTSPLAARNSVAVGCLATESIRGDGSAMQIPRLDDDLVAYFEAGQ
- a CDS encoding SGNH/GDSL hydrolase family protein gives rise to the protein MRSEVGAANKLLKAGGALGGAVVGAVTAVGIVTVLEGFWARERLHPAAPITTKAPSGTFGDDLPGDPVKLAMFGDSLAVGVGADGPDGSVAVMLARGLSKESGRPVHLYNQAVIGCESRGLPAQVSALGALGVKPDVAVIVVGGNDLMHLQRTGPAVQFLSEAVRTLRMLGCEVVVATCPDMGTIRPFIQPLRIFAHWLSRLLAAAQTIVVLRAGGRTVSLADTLGPIFRRDPSAMFSADGLHPSSQGYARAAEVILPSLCAASGVWTHKRAFVPHRVYNEERGQFLAWLAFRASRHAGTEVSAEEHKHGVRIVSMGRRTLGRLRHRPSHGRRAR
- a CDS encoding FAD-dependent oxidoreductase, producing MYDVAVIGAGPVGMLLGCQLASLGLDITVLEARTSRTVHSRAIGIHPPSLAALSRLGIAGELIRGGVRVRRGILRSRGRDVGAVTFEKASAVFPYVLTVPQYVTEDVLGRTLRTAAPGALTRGFPVRTVAAADDHVEIGGPGGVVVRAQFAVAADGAKSTVRAASGLGLRTVDLTDTYLMGDFADTTRDGPRAVIHVEPDGVVESFPLPGRQRRWVVRTPGLFDRAEPGELSELIRARTGTSVDPATVAVLSAFRARSRLATGMVFGRIIAIGDAAHEISPIGGQGMNLGWLDACDLAPVLASIIRRGRARDDDPDRTRRLLARFSRRRMHSARVADRQARLNMALGRQLSGGQLAMRDFALRAALATPVRTAMARAFTMRGL
- a CDS encoding class I SAM-dependent methyltransferase produces the protein MLEAVAVNLAERDTQAVEFMDSPNCDPVRLDRTYAGFRAVNAVVAGWHQLYRTLLRPAVVRGLNPTVLDIGFGGGDLPRALARWSARDGSRLRITAIDPDERAHRFVSRLPPTSGVEFRCAVTADLVAEGLSFDFVVSNHLLHHLSGDEFDGLIADSRALTRIRAVHSDIARSLPAYLAFGAATLPFFRGSYIRADGLISIRRSYTTAELRAVVPPGWRLMTQFPARNLLVFDQGGAHV
- a CDS encoding type III polyketide synthase, giving the protein MSAYVSAIETATPSTVLDQEVTRDRFAAQPDISRLGERLIGACFNASGIDTRHTVIAELSAEDTKEPPVFYDRESGELLNPGTQVRNDLYIRAAPGLYCEAAELALKASGGFAASDVTHVITVSCTGFFAPGPDYLLVRRLGLTPSVQRYHIGFMGCYASFPALRAAATICAAEPEAVVLVVSAELCTLHVRTSNDPDQIVASSVFSDGAAAAVVSGRRPSTRQPALSLDHFETVLTPTGEDDMAWTIGDHGFDMVLSTYVPHIIDENIAAAMAPLFASDSVLASRPYSDVDRWAIHPGGRSILDKVESTLNLSADQLAPSRQVLRDYGNMSSATVLYILAHILRQPASAPERVCAMAFGPGLTVESALLTKEPGA
- a CDS encoding cytochrome c oxidase assembly protein translates to MSVGGVVLLAAAGSNSGGHTGGMQMPPMTGDMWMPMDPPTFARVIGIHLQPIPVVPTLTVAALLAYAVGVGILHRRGDKWPVSRTIWWALGIVTVLGVTANGVDGYGMELFSIHMIQHMMLSMLSPVFLVLGAPITLMLRVLPAGRGRWNARRLLLRLVHSGVARFFTHPAVTVVLFLMSLYGLYFTPAFDFLMGRMWGHNLMLIHFVLIGMLYFWNVMGVDPSPREKSKSLAKIDPTMLRLIEIFVTVPFHAFFGVVVMMSTKLIVNYYHVSMFGIDPMHDQSVGGGIAWAFTELPTLIVIGALIWEWQKSDARRATRQDRQAARDGDADRMAYNEYLASLARSDERHDARSDSMSR
- a CDS encoding type 1 glutamine amidotransferase domain-containing protein — protein: MAHALNGKRIAFLMAPSGVEQVELTTPWQAVKDAGGTPELLSTEAGTVQAFTGDVNPADTFAVDTLVQSASVSDYDGLVLPGGTTNPDQLRLNADAVDFVKGFTTAGKPIAAICHGPWTLVEADVLRGKTLTSWASLQTDIRNAGGNWIDAEVKTCTANGWTLVTSRNPGDLDAFVDGALTAFA
- a CDS encoding dienelactone hydrolase family protein; protein product: MADTAPTSDLSGWTATVFDAAGMSYDIFEKGAGPGVLLIPEFPGITPEVLGLAQHLVDEGFTVTIPSPFGTPGRPVSAGYAAGVAARLCISREIRAFAVNAARPLTEFLRAVARDLAGRTPGRGVAVIGMCFTGNFALALAVDDAVLAPVMSQPAIPGPIGREHRRSPGVSAGELDRVAERTDDGLCVLGLRFSRDSSVPAERFATLTARLGDAFEVIELDSSPGNAAGFSRSAHSVLTGEVREYDGHPAYEARRRVVRFIRERLSTNP
- a CDS encoding crotonase/enoyl-CoA hydratase family protein, translated to MTSTLPSDLTTLAVDVAGHIATVTLTGTGHGNAMGSAFWHELPLVFNALDADEDVRAVVLTGAGRNFSVGLDLNDLLASWGEHVRPDAGATARAELLADIRGKQAAITSVATCRKPVIAAVSGWCVGGGVDLIAAADVRLAGRDAKFSVREVKVAIVADLGSLQRLEGIIEQGRLRELALTGKDIAADEAERIGLVNSAHDAVLDAARAMAEEIAANPPAAVYGTKRTLTAEREARIASELREVATWNAAFLPSDDLLEAITAFSEKRKPHYRGH